From Miscanthus floridulus cultivar M001 chromosome 15, ASM1932011v1, whole genome shotgun sequence, the proteins below share one genomic window:
- the LOC136508634 gene encoding uncharacterized protein → MAVASDSTHPPPSVTHDLDEDDDDEEFDDDDDDGDDFDDEADDDDDGGEPPASSSEAARLEAVLRRLTADEVRIRVHQVTIRGCARTRRAAVEAAVGPDLARAATVRDLVRAAAAAGDRLRRLGTFDTVSITLDEAPPGIPGSAVVVLVDVAEARGRAAGDFGVFTNTQTRSCSLEGSVKLKNLFGFCETWDASGALELYKTAELSAGVQMPRIGAIPTPLMARISFLSEDWLKSSLKEHLMGVSVGFLSTMNHNLAYNLTWRKLTDPTRMSSNSVQEELGHSLLSSIKYAYKVDQRDSSIRPTRGYAFLSSSQVGGLAPGSKCSRFLRQEFDLRVALPLGVLNGALNAGVAAGVIHPLERASTGSVSPLLERFYLGGNRPLVCRLGGPSSLLGFKTKGLGATEFRTRDPNNSDIGTSPSPELNGLGGDIAVTAFADLSFNLPLKLLRELGIHGHAFVCAGNLGKLTDCDLQKFPVTDFLQTFRSSAGFGVVVPTRLFRIEMNYCYILKQFDHDKGKTGIQFNFSSP, encoded by the exons ATGGCAGTCGCATCCGACAGCACCCATCCCCCTCCCTCCGTCACCCACGACCTCgacgaggatgacgacgatgaagaattcgacgacgacgacgacgacggcgacgacttCGATGACgaggccgacgacgacgacgatggcggcgAACCCCCCGCGTCCTCATCCGAGGCGGCTCGCCTCGAGGCCGTGCTCCGGCGGCTCACCGCGGACGAGGTCCGGATCCGGGTGCACCAGGTCACGATCCGGGGCTGCGCCCGCACGCGCCGCGCCGCGGTCGAGGCGGCTGTCGGCCCGGACCTCGCGCGCGCCGCCACCGTGCGGGACCtcgtgcgcgccgccgccgcggccggcgaCCGGCTTCGTCGCCTCGGCACCTTCGACACTGTCTCGATCACCCTCGACGAGGCGCCGCCAGGGATCCCcggcagcgccgtcgtcgtcctcgttgACGTCGCGGAGGCCCGCGGCCGCGCTGCCGGTGATTTCGGCGTCTTCACCAACACACAG ACTAGATCATGCTCACTTGAAGGttcagtgaagttgaagaacctATTTGGATTCTGTGAGACCTGGGATGCATCAGGTGCTCTTGAATTATATAAGACAGCAGAGCTAAGTGCTGGAGTCCAAATGCCTAGAATCGGAGCAATACCAACTCCGCTGATGGCTAGAATATCATTTCTGTCTGAGGACTGGTTGAAGTCCTCACTCAAAGAACACCTGATGGGCGTTTCTGTTGGCTTCCTCTCCACCATGAACCACAACCTTGCTTACAATTTGACATGGAGGAAATTAACTGATCCAACACGTATGTCATCCAATTCCGTACAAGAGGAATTAGGACATAGCCTTTTGTCCTCTATTAAGTATGCGTACAAGGTTGACCAAAGGGATTCAAGCATAAGACCTACACGTGGATATGCTTTTCTGTCGTCTTCTCAAGTTGGAGGGCTCGCACCAGGGAGCAAATGTTCACGATTTCTTAGGCAG GAATTTGATCTTCGAGTGGCTTTGCCTCTGGGTGTGCTGAATGGTGCTCTGAATGCCGGAGTGGCTGCGGGAGTCATCCATCCATTGGAAAGGGCATCCACAGGATCTGTCTCACCACTTTTAGAAAGATTTTACTTGGGTGGAAATAGGCCTCTTGTATGCCGGTTGGGTGGACCATCTTCACTATTAGGCTTCAAAACAAAAGGACTGGGGGCAACAGAATTCAGAACACGTGACCCCAATAATTCTGACATTGGCACTTCCCCTTCTCCTGAGCTAAATGGTCTTGGAGGTGACATAGCAGTGACAGCCTTTGCTGACCTGTCATTTAATCTGCCTCTGAAGCTACTCAGGGAGCTGGGAATTCATGGCCATGCTTTTGTCTGTGCTGGAAATCTTGGTAAATTAACGGACTGTGATCTTCAGAAGTTCCCTGTTACTGACTTCCTACAAACATTCAGAAGTTCAGCAGGATTCGGCGTTGTTGTGCCAACCAGACTGTTCCGTATAGAG ATGAATTACTGCTACATCCTAAAACAGTTTGATCATGACAAGGGGAAGACAGGCATACAGTTTAACTTCTCATCGCCCTAA
- the LOC136508635 gene encoding protein GRAVITROPIC IN THE LIGHT 1-like, translating to MIRPGSKESQNYDINNQRVHPQPIDENMNQNGDSMDTMIGRIFNNISSLKSAYIQLQEAHTPYDPDKIQEADKLVIEELTKLSELKHAYREKHPKPIAASPQDSRLLSEIQEQQNLLKTYEVMVKKFQSQIQTRDTEITHLQQQIDEAKLRKSKLEKKLKQRGLLNKESEESDEEENYFSIELTPSLFTSAVDNAHQSIHDFSKPLINMMKAAGWDLDGAANAIEPGVVYTRRAHKKFAFESYICQRMFSGFQEESFSVKDSNISVSNEAFFHQFLAVRAMDPLDVLSQNPDSIFGKFCRSKYLLLVHPKMEGSFFGNMDQRNYVMSGGHPRTPFYQAFLKLAKSIWLLHRLAYSFDPKAKVFQVKRGSEFSEIHMESVVKNIIIEEGAKRPKVGLMVMPGFLIGSSVIQSRVYLSDAKCAD from the coding sequence ATGATCCGCCCAGGCTCAAAGGAGTCACAAAATTATGATATCAATAATCAAAGAGTTCATCCTCAACCAATTGATGAGAACATGAATCAGAATGGGGACTCAATGGACACTATGATCGGGAGGATATTCAACAACATATCCTCTTTAAAATCTGCATACATTCAGCTGCAGGAAGCGCACACCCCATATGACCCTGACAAGATCCAGGAAGCTGATAAGCTTGTCATAGAGGAGCTTACAAAACTTTCAGAACTCAAGCATGCTTACAGAGAAAAACATCCTAAGCCAATAGCTGCATCCCCTCAAGATTCGCGCTTGCTTTCTGAAATACAAGAGCAGCAGAATTTGTTGAAGACCTATGAGGTCATGGTAAAGAAGTTCCAGTCCCAGATCCAGACTAGAGATACTGAGATAACCCATTTACAGCAGCAAATTGATGAAGCTAAACTTCGGAAATCAAAGCTAGAGAAGAAACTGAAACAAAGGGGCCTACTTAACAAGGAATCAGAGGAATCTGATGAAGAAGAGAACTACTTCTCCATTGAATTGACACCAAGTTTGTTTACATCTGCTGTCGATAACGCACACCAGTCGATACATGACTTTTCAAAGCCTTTGATCAACATGATGAAGGCTGCAGGTTGGGATCTTGATGGGGCTGCTAATGCGATTGAACCTGGTGTAGTTTACACAAGAAGGGCTCACAAGAAGTTTGCTTTTGAATCCTATATTTGCCAAAGAATGTTCAGTGGGTTCCAAGAAGAGAGCTTTTCTGTCAAGGATTCTAATATAAGTGTTTCCAATGAGGCTTTCTTCCATCAATTCCTTGCAGTGCGAGCCATGGATCCTCTGGATGTCCTGAGCCAGAACCCTGACTCAATATTCGGGAAGTTCTGCAGAAGCAAGTACCTATTGCTTGTGCATCCAAAAATGGAAGGTTCTTTCTTCGGCAACATGGATCAGAGGAACTACGTCATGAGCGGTGGCCATCCAAGGACACCTTTCTACCAGGCATTCCTAAAGCTAGCAAAGTCCATATGGCTGCTGCACAGGTTGGCGTACTCCTTCGatccaaaggcaaaggtatttcaaGTGAAAAGGGGAAGTGAATTTTCGGAAATCCACATGGAAAGCGTTGTGAAGAACATCATCATAGAAGAGGGTGCGAAGAGGCCAAAAGTTGGCCTGATGGTGATGCCTGGTTTCTTGATTGGGAGCAGCGTCATACAGTCCCGAGTGTATCTTTCAGATGCCAAGTGTGCTGACTGA